One Streptomyces lincolnensis genomic region harbors:
- a CDS encoding aspartate aminotransferase family protein: MTSTISRALAHYPNRFDPGILSELPEHLQETIQRRDKVLGPGYTLIYKEPVEFVSGHGAHLIDRDGNDYLDAYNNVPCVGHAHPHVAEAVARQMTAVNTNTRYAQEALVDYAERLLATFPEELSKLSIACSGSEANDLAVRVARFHTGGEGIIVTRWAYHGLTREVASFSPTLGAGSPLGPNVRFIDAPDPRLVAPGSTLAEHMRQQVRGAIDDLERHGYRLAALITDCAYSSDGIFTDPVGYMQAVVAEVHTAGGVYIADEVQSGFARLGESMWGFTRHGVVPDIVTMGKPMGNGIPISGVVFRPEVSEEFGRNVRYFNTFGGSSIPVAAGAAVLDVLEKENVQQRVLTSGDALRAGLREITKDSPYVAEVRGAGLFVGVEIVKDRGTLEPDRALTDDVINDMRDRRILISGTGPSANTLKIRPPLAFDSADVTRFLETFAEVAKNRL; this comes from the coding sequence GTGACTTCGACAATCAGTCGGGCTCTCGCCCACTACCCCAACAGGTTCGATCCGGGGATACTGAGCGAACTCCCCGAACACCTCCAGGAGACCATCCAGCGCCGCGACAAGGTGCTGGGCCCTGGGTACACGCTCATCTACAAGGAGCCGGTCGAGTTCGTCTCCGGTCATGGGGCCCACCTGATCGACCGGGACGGCAACGACTATCTCGACGCCTACAACAACGTTCCGTGTGTCGGGCACGCCCACCCGCACGTGGCCGAGGCGGTCGCCCGCCAGATGACTGCGGTCAACACCAACACGCGCTACGCCCAGGAGGCCCTGGTCGACTACGCGGAGCGGCTTCTGGCGACCTTCCCCGAGGAGCTGTCGAAGCTGAGCATCGCGTGCAGCGGGTCGGAGGCGAACGACCTGGCGGTGCGGGTGGCCCGGTTCCACACGGGCGGCGAGGGCATCATCGTCACCCGCTGGGCCTACCACGGCCTCACCCGGGAGGTGGCGAGCTTCTCGCCGACGCTGGGCGCAGGCTCACCGCTGGGCCCGAACGTCCGGTTCATCGATGCTCCTGACCCGCGCCTCGTCGCGCCCGGATCCACGCTCGCCGAGCACATGCGGCAGCAGGTGCGCGGCGCGATCGACGACCTGGAGCGCCACGGCTACCGGCTGGCCGCGCTGATCACCGACTGCGCCTACTCCAGCGACGGCATTTTCACGGATCCCGTCGGATACATGCAGGCCGTGGTGGCGGAGGTGCACACGGCCGGCGGCGTCTACATCGCGGACGAGGTGCAGTCGGGGTTCGCCCGGCTCGGGGAGTCGATGTGGGGCTTCACCCGCCACGGTGTGGTGCCGGACATCGTCACCATGGGCAAGCCGATGGGCAACGGAATTCCGATCTCGGGTGTGGTCTTCCGCCCCGAGGTCAGCGAGGAGTTCGGACGCAACGTCCGCTACTTCAACACCTTCGGCGGCAGCTCGATCCCGGTGGCGGCCGGCGCCGCGGTGCTGGACGTCCTGGAGAAGGAGAACGTGCAGCAGCGCGTCCTGACCAGCGGCGACGCTCTGCGCGCCGGGCTGAGGGAGATCACCAAGGACTCCCCCTACGTCGCCGAAGTGCGCGGCGCCGGCCTGTTCGTGGGCGTGGAGATCGTGAAGGACCGGGGCACCCTCGAGCCGGACCGCGCGCTGACCGACGACGTCATCAACGACATGCGAGACCGCCGGATTCTCATCAGCGGCACGGGCCCCTCGGCGAACACCCTGAAGATCCGCCCTCCGCTGGCCTTCGACTCCGCCGATGTGACCCGATTCCTGGAGACCTTCGCCGAGGTCGCGAAGAACCGTCTGTAA